From the genome of Pseudomonas sihuiensis:
AGTGCGGCGGCGCCTTGAAGTGGATGACGATCTGCGACAGCTTCTGCGGCATGCGCTTGCCGGTGCGCAGATAGAAGGGCACGCCGGCCCAGCGCCAGTTGCGGATGTCGGCACGCAGGGCGACGAAGGTCTCGGTGTCGCTCTGGGTGTTGGAATTATCTTCCTCCAGATAGCCCGGCACCGGCCGACCGTCGCTGCTGCCGGCGACGTACTGGCCGCGCACCACGCGCTGGCCAAGCTGTTCGGCGCTGATCGGCTCCAGAGCCTTGAGCACCTTGACCTTCTCGTCGCGGATGCTGTCGGCGGACAGGTCGCTGGGCGGGTCCATGGCGATCAGGCAGAGCAACTGCAGCAGGTGGTTCTGGATCATGTCGCGCAGCTGGCCGGCCTGGTCGAAATAGCCCCAACGCCCCTCGATGCCGACCTTCTCGGCCACGGTGATTTCCACGTGGGAGATGTGGTTCTGGTTCCACTGGGTTTCGAACAGGCTGTTGGCGAAGCGCAGGGCGATCAGGTTCTGCACCGTCTCCTTGCCCAGGTAATGGTCGATGCGATAGACGCGGTTCTCCGCGAACACCTGCGCCACCGCGTCGTTCACCGCACGCGAAGAGGCCAGGTCGTGGCCGATGGGCTTTTCCAGCACCACCCGGCAGCGCTCGGCCAGGCCCACCGCGGCCAGGTTGGCGCAGATGCCGCCGTACACCGAGGCCGGGGTGGCGAAATAGGCGATCAGCTGATCGTGGCCGGCCACTTCGGTCAGCGCCAGGTAGTCGTCGGCCTGCAGGAAATCCATGGTCAGGTAATGCAGACGCGCCTGGAAGCGCGCCAGGGCGCCCTCCTCCAGTTCCTTGGCCGGCACGTATAGGCGCAGGGCCTGGTCGATGCTGCCGAGGTAGCGTTGAGGGTCGCCGGCTTCGCGGGCCAGGGCAAGGATGCGGGTGTCGTCGTGCAGCAAACCGGCGCGATCGAGCTGGTAAAGCGCAGGGAAAAGCTTGCGCAGAGCCAGATCGCCGAGGGCGCCGAACAGGGCAAAGGTGCAGGATTCAAGTTTCATTGCGGGCATGTGCTTGTTCTTTTATCAAGATGCACTAGAAATACCGGGTGATTGCGCTTTTATCAAGAAAAAATATTGTTATAGCAACAACATTCTTAAGAATCACGATAAGCCAGTGGTGACCCACAGGCGGCATCAGTAGGATAGGCCGGTTGTTTTACCGCCCATCGCCTGTCGCCAAGCCCGTTCAACCGCCTGTTAGGAGCCCCTATGGACCGCGTGCGCAACCTGCTGGAACAGATCCAGAGCCGCCTGGACGACCTGAACAAGGCCGAACGCAAGGTCGCCGAAGTGATCCTGCATGATCCGCAGCAGGCCACGCGCTTCAGCATCGCCGCACTGGCCCAGGCGGCGGGTGTCAGCGAGCCGACGGTCAACCGTTTCTGCCGCTCCTTCGGTGCCAACGGCTACCCGGAACTGAAGATGCAGCTGGCGCAGAGCCTGGCCAGCGGCGCCGCCTACGTCAGCCGTGCGGTATCGGCCGACGACGGCCCCGAGGCCTACACGCGCAAGATCTTCGGCAGCACCATCGCCTCGCTGGACAGCGCCTGCCAGAGCCTCGACCCGCAGCACATCAGCCGCGCCGTCGACCTGCTGATCCAGGCGCGGCAGATCCATTTCTTCGGCCTCGGCGCCTCGGCCTCGGTGGCGCTCGACGCGCAACACAAGTTCTTTCGCTTCAACCTGGCGGTGTCAGCGCATTCCGACGTGCTGATGCAACGCATGATCGCCTCGGTGGCGCACACCGGTGATCTGTTCGTGATCATTTCCTACACCGGGCGCACTCGCGAGCTGGTGGAGGTGGCGCGCCTGGCGCGCGAGAACGGCGCCTCGGTGCTCGGCCTCACCGCTGCCGGCTCGCCCCTGGCCAAGGCCAGCACCCTGAGCCTGGACATTCCACTGCCGGAAGACACCGACATCTACATGCCGATGACCTCGCGCATCATCCAGCTCACCGTGCTCGACGTGCTCGCCACCGGCGTCACCCTGCGCCGCGGCGTGGACTTCCAGCCGCACCTGCGCAGGATCAAGGAAAGCCTGACTGCCAGCCGCTATCCGGCGGATGAAGAGTCGCTGTAAGACCATCCTCACGCTGCACGGCGGCTGCAGTCGCGAACGGCACCAGCCGCCTGGGGCGGCCAGGGCCAGATGAACCCTGTGACGAATACAAAGCCTCGAGCAATCCGGAGTGCCTTGCCCCGGACACACCAACACGCACAATAACAGTGCATGCGAGGACGACCTCCACACCCTGAGCCCAGGGTGACTCATCCGGGGACGGCCCCTTCAACCTCTGGAGGTGACCATGCCCTGGATCATTCTGTTTCTCGCCGGCCTGTTCGAAGTCGGCTGGTCCATCGGCCTGAAATACACCGAAGGCTTCACCCGTCCCCTGCCAACACTGCTGACCGTCTGCGCCATGCCGGTCAGCCTGGCCCTGCTCGGCCTGGCCATGAAGGAACTGCCGCTGGGCACCGCCTACGCCATCTGGACCGGCGTCGGTGCTGTGGGCACGGTGATCGCCGGCATCATCCTGTTCGGCGAATCCATGGCGCTGCTGCGCCTGGCCAGCGTCGCACTGATCGTCTGCGGGCTGATCGGGCTCAAGCTGAGCCATTGAGAAAGCCGGAATCCAGCTTCGTGGGAGGCGCTTCAGCGGCGAAAGCATCGCGGCTACGACTGCAGGGATGCAGGAGGTAGAGCGAAGCAGGATGCCCGAGCCGAAAGCCCCTCCCACATGACTCAAGTCAACGCCAATCCCCACGCAAGGCCGCCACCTGCACCTGCAACGCCTCGCGCTTGGCCTGCTCCGGCGCAATCGGCGTTCCCGCCACCAGGCACACCCGCGACCACAGGCGCTTGAAGATGCCCTTATGCGGATCGCGACTGAAGAAGCTGCCCCACAAGCCCTGCAGCGCCATGGGAATCACCGGCACTGGGTTCTCTTCGAGAATGCGCTCGACGCCCGACCTGAACTCGTCAAGCTCACCATCAGCGGTCAACTTGCCTTCGGGGAAGATGCACACCAGCTCGCCATTGCGCAGGTACTCGGCGATCTTCTTGAACGCGGCGTCGTAGATCAGCAGATCCTCGTTGCGCCCGGCAATCGGCACGGTGCCGGCGGTGCGGAAGATGAAGTTGAGCACCGGCAGGTCGTAGATCTTGTAGTACATGACGAAGCGCACCGGCCGCCGCACCGCGCCACCGATCAGCAGCGCATCGACGAAGGACACATGGTTGCACACCAACACCGCCGGCCCCTCGTCGGGAATCGCGTCGAGGCCCTTGTGCTCGACCCGGTACATCGAATGCCCCAGCAGCCAGATGAGAAAGCGCATGCTGAATTCGGGGACGATCTTGAAGATGTAGCTGTTGACCGCGATGTTCATCAGCGACACCACCAGAAACAGCTGCGGAATCGACAGCCCGGCGACGCTCAGGAACAGGATCGCGACGATGGCAGAGGCCACCATGAACAGCGCATTGAGGATATTGTTGGCCGCGATCACCCGCGCCCGCTCATGCTCGGCGGTGCGCGACTGGATCAACGCATACAGCGGCACGATATAGAAGCCACCGAACAGACCGATGCCGAGAATGCAGCCGAGAATCCACCAGGCCCGGCCATAGCCCAGCAGCGCCAGCCAGTCATGCGGCGCAGCGCCCTGTGGGAAACCGCCGGAGAACCACCACAGCAGCATGCCGAACAGGGTCAGGCCAATGGAGCCGAACGGCACCAGGCCGATCTCCACCTTGTGCCCGCTCATGCGCTCGCAAAGCATCGAGCCCAGGCCGATGCCCAGCGAGAACACGGTGAGAATCAGCGTCACCACGCTCTCGTCACCGTACAGCCACTCCTTGGCGTAAGCCGGAATCTGCGTCAGGTAGATCGCGCCGAGAAACCAGAACCAGGAGTTGCCCACCAGCGAGCGCGACACCGCCGGACGCTGGCCCAGGCCGAGTTTCATGATCACCCAGGACTGACGGAAGATGTTCCAGTCCAACGGCAATTCCGGCATTGCTGCCGAGGCTTTGGGAATGCCCTGGCTGGCCAGATAGCCGAGCAGCGCCACCCCCACCACGGAACCCGCGACGATCGGCGCATAACTGCTGCTGGCCATCATGATGCCGGCGCCGATGGTGCCGGCCAGAATCGCCAGGAAGGTGCCCATTTCCACCAGGGCGTTGCCACCCACCAGCTCCTCTTCCTTCAGGTGCTGCGGCAGGATCGAATACTTCACTGGGCCGAACAGCGCCGACTGCGTGCCCATGGCGAACAGCACGGCGAGCATCAGCGGCAGGTTATCCAACAGCACCCCGGCAGCGCCGGCGAGCATGATGCCGATCTCGGCGAACTTGATCTTGCGGATCAGCGCATCCTTGGCGAACTTCTCGCCAAACTGGCCGCCGAGGGCGGAGAACAGAAAGAACGGCAGGATGAACAGCAAGGCGCAGAGATTGACCAGCAGATCGCGGTCGGCGCCCGTGTTGAGCTTGAAGAGGATGGCGAGAATCAGCGACTGCTTGAAGATGTTGTCGTTGAAGGCGCCGAGCAATTGCGTCACGAAAAACGGCAGAAAGCGCTTCTTGCCGAGCAGGGCGAACTGCGATTGTTGGGTCATCGTCCATGGTCCTCGCGGGGGTAGATTTACCCGCACAGGCATTTGACTGCAAATCCCCCCACGAAAGCCACAAGGCAAATGCGAACGCCTTGGCTAACGAGGAGGTAAGACTGTTCATTTAAAGATGCGCGCTTAGCTCCCCTCTCCCCAGAGGGACGAGAGGACTAATCGCGTTCCACCACTTCTTGTGTGAACTACATTACCTTTTTTGTGGGAGGGGCTTTAGCCGCGACAGCAACCGCAAGAAGCTCGCCGCTTAAGCGCCTCCCACGCCCGACAACCTCGGCCCGGTAGGGTGCGCCACGCGCACCAAGACCCCGCGATTACCCGGTGCGCACGGCGCACCCTACGAGGCTTTAACCCTATCGCGCCGGCAAACGCGCGCCAAACGCAGCGCAAAAAAAACGGCAGCCCAATCGGGCTACCGTTCTCGAACTCGGAGAAAACGTCAGTGCCCTCGCACTGACTACAACCTCACCTGCACTCCCTGGGGAATGCCGGCGCAGTCTGACAAAAGCCAGCCTCAGCGTCCGTTTAGCTTTGTTACCTGCCTGCAAAGAAATGTAAACGGCGGATGACTGCACGGTCCGCCACGCGGCACAATCGCGCCCATGAACGCTCACCACCCCGCCTGCTGCAGCCCACTCGACACGCACAACCCGCTGCCAAACTCGCTTGCCGGCGCGCAGCTGATCAGCACCCGTTTCGACCCGGCCCTGCTCGCCGAGGACGATTTCGCTCGCTGCGATATCGCCCCGGTGCGCGGCGTGGCCAAGCGTCAGGCCGAGTACCTGGCCGGACGCCTGTGCGCGCGCGAGGCCCTGCGCCGCGTGACCGGCCAACCCGGCGTGCCGGCCGTCGGTGCAGACCGCGCGCCGCAGTGGCCGCTCGGCGTGGTCGGCTCCATCACCCACGGCGACAACTGGGCGGCGGCGCTGGTCGCCCAGCGTGAGCAATGGCGCGCCCTAGGCCTGGACGTCGAGCGCCTGCTGCCAGCCGAGCGCGCCCAGCGTCTGCAGGGCGAAATTCTCACTCCCGCCGAAGTGCAGCGCCTGCAAAACCTGGACGACGAGACCCGCGCCGTGCGCATCAGCCTGACCTTCTCGCTCAAGGAGAGCCTGTTCAAGGCGCTCTACCCACTGACCCTGACGCGCTTCTATTTCCATGACGCCGAGTTGCTGGAGATCGACCACGACAGCGCACGCCTGCGTCTGCTGATCGACCTGCATCCGGACTGGCGAACGGGCACCGAGCTGGATGGCCAATTCGCGCTGTTCGATAACAAGGTGCTGAGCCTGGTGGCCGTGGCGGCATGATCATGCAGCACCCCACCATGCGTGGATAACTCGGTGCGCGCGGCGCACCCTACAAAACCACGATACCCCGCACTTCGCCGGTAGGGTGCGCCATGCGCACCGGGCCCAACACGCAATCGCGCCTTACTCTCCCTGCTGTCGCGGCCACACCAGGCTGAAACGCGCGCCACCGAGGCTCTCGCTGCGGCCGATCTGCGCCCGACCGCCATGCCAGTAGATGATCCGGCGCACGATGGACAGCCCCAACCCGTGCCCGCCAGAAGCCCGTGTACGGCTGTCATCGAGACGCAGGAAGGGACTGAACAGGCGCTCCCAGGCTTCTTCCGGCACACCCGGCCCGTCGTCCTCAACGTCGATGCGGCAACGCTTGTAGCCGACCTGACAGCTGATCAGCACCTTGCCTTCGGCATAGCGCATGGCATTGCTCACCAGATTCTGCAGCGCACGGTGCAGGTAGCGCGGCTCGGCCTCAACCCAGCAGGCGCCCTCGGCCTGCACGCTGAGCACCGCACCACACTCCACACGCACCTTGTTGCTCAGCGGCGCCAGCTCGTCGATCACCTGGTCGATCAGCGCCTTGAGCTCCACCTGCTGGAAATTCAGCGCCGGCGAACCCTGCTCCAGGCGCGCGTAGGTCAGCATCTCGTCGACCAACTTGTCGAGGTCCTGGATATCGCTGTCCATGCCGTCCATGTACTTGCGCCGGGCACTTTCGTTCGGCGCATCGGCGATCATCTCCAGACCGAAGCGCAGCCGCGCCACTGGCGTGCGCAGCTCGTGGGACACCGCACGCACCAGCTCGCGCTGGGTGCTCAGGGAGGTCTGCAGGTGCTCGGCCATGGCGTTGAAGCTGCTGGCCAGGCGCCCCACCGAATCCGCGCCGCGCGTCGGCACGCGGGCATCTAGGCGGCCGCTGGCGATATGCGTGGCCGCACTTTCCAGCGCACGCAGGCGCTGCTCCAGCGAGCGCACCAACAGATAGACGATCAGGCCGATCAGGCTCAGTCCCAGCGCGCCGATCAGCACCAGCAGTTGCGGCGGATAGGGATTCATCTGGTACAGCGGGCCGATCTCCAGCACCCAAGGCGTATCGACGATGCCGGAGAACACATAGATGGAGTCGCCACCCTTGCCCAGCGCCATCACCGTATCGCCCTCGTCGATACGCCTGCGCTGGTCGAGGTCGAGGGTGGCGTCCTCGAGCCGCACCAGCTGCAGGTTGAAGCCGAACTGCTTGGCCGCTTTCAGCTCAGCCAGGCGCTGCGGCTGCTCATGCACCGGGTAGCGCACCAGTTCGTCGATCAGCAGGTAGTTGGTGGCCCGCGCCAACTGCTCGCTGATCTGCTGGATCTCGCCAGTCAACAGCAGCGGCTGCTTGCCATCGAGCAGGCCATAGACCTTGGCCGAGTGCGGGCCGGTCTGCTGCACCAGCACGTGGCCGCGCTGCAGGCGGTTGCGCTCGCTGCTTTCCAGCGGCACCTCGCTCAGGGCCTGCAGCTCCAGCGGGATGCCGAGCAGACGTGACCACACCACCAGGGCGCGCCGGCGTTCCACCTCGTTCATCGGCAGCAGGTTGTCCGCCATCAGGCGAAAGGTGCCGCGCGCCAGCCCTTCGCGGTACTGATCACCGCGCACCTCGTTGACCAGGTGCAAGGTGCCGACGCCCAGCAGCGCCACCAGCACCAGCGCGGCGAGCATGCCGCCATAGATGCGCAGGAAGATCGAGTTCATGGCCGCCCGATCAATCGCGCAGGATCGGCGGCGCATCACCGAACGGCAGCGCCTCGGCAGCCTCAGCGACGAACAAATACCCCTTGCTGCGCACCGTCTTGATCATCCGTGGGTGCATCGGGTCATCGCCGATCTTCGGGCGGATGCGCGAAATGCGCACGTCGATGGAGCGGTCCTGGCCATCGTACTCGATACCGCGCAGGGAATTGAAGATTTCCTCGCGCGACAGAATGCGCCCGGCATTGGCCGCCAGCAGCCAGAGCAGATCGAACTCGGCGCTGGTCAGCTCGATGCCCTGCTCGCCCAGCCAGGCTTCGCGCATGGCGCTGTCGATGGCCAGCGCGCCGAACTGCAGACGCCGCGGCTGACCTTCATCACGCTCGCTTTCGCTACCCTCACGGCGGCGCAGCAGCGCACGAATGCGCGCCAGCAGCACACGCGGGCGCACCGGCTTGCACACGTAGTCATCGGCGCCCATCTCCAGGCCCAGCACCTGGTCCATATCGTCGGTGCGCGCGGTGAGCATCAGGATCGGCCCCTTGTAGCCGCTGCGCACCTTGCGGCAGATGCTCAGGCCATCTTCACCCGGCAGCATCAGGTCGAGGATCACCAGATGCGGTTGCTCGGCGAGAATCCGCGCCGCCGCACGCGCGCCATCGGCTTCGATGGCCACACGCAGGCCGTTGCCCTCCAGATACTCGCGGGTCAACTGCGCCAGGCGCTGGTCATCCTCGACGATCAGAATCTGCCACGCTTCTTGTTCCACACCCTTTCCCCTTTGCATAGCGGCAAGTGCCGCAAACACCGCCGTCATTCTAGGGGCTGAGCGCGTCTCGGTGCGAGCGACAAACCAGCGCCCAGACCTGGCGCCTGGTTAAGCACAGCACATGCCAAAAGCACTATATATAGTGGTAGTCTGTGCGCCGCCGAACAGCTTCGCCACGTCGCTGAAAACCTTCCGCCAGGAGCGACGAACGGTCATTAGCAGCCAGAGCCAGAGAACACGCGGGCTACGCTGTTAACACCCACAAGGCACTCACAGCTTATCCACAGGCTGTTCTTTTTCTAGCGCCTTGCAATGCCTCCAACAGCGCACTATCTTGTATCCCCATTGCATGGCACCCACCAGATGTTGGGTTACCGCAGAAAACGGGACACAAAAAGAACGAATCGCGCAAGCCCTTTTCACAGGGTTTTCCAGATGTCCCGGCTAACCGTTTCGCCCTGACCCAGGCCTGGCCTGGGTTACAGCCGCGCAGCAACGCCAGACGTTGCGTGTGAGCCGGTCAGACAGCGGTCTTATCCGCCAGTCGACCACTATATGTAGTAGGCGGGGTGTGGTAATGCCCCGCTGTGACTTATGCGCCAGGACGGCACTTGAAGTCGTGTCCACCCTGCCCGCTCTTGCGACACCCCGTACCCGGCCCCGCTGCCGCGTGCGGCTCAGTTGTTAATGGAATGAACGGCGGACAGGGCACGGTTTCTAATCGTGACGTCCAACCAAAAATTACAGAACACGGAGATCTCCATGCATACCGACACTACTCGCGAGAACCCGCAGGCCGTGGCGCCGCAGGCCGCTGAATCCTCCCAGGATCTGGCTGCCACCGCGCCCGGCCAACTGCGTGTGATCAAGCGCAACGGCACTGTCGTCCCCTACACCGATGACAAGATCACCGTCGCCATCACCAAGGCCTTCCTCGCAGTAGAAGGCGGCACCGCAGCCGCTTCGTCGCGTATCCATGACACCGTCGCGCGCCTGACCGAGCAGGTCACCGCCACCTTCAAGCGTCGCATGCCGTCCGGCGGCACCATCCACATCGAAGAGATTCAGGACCAGGTCGAACTGGCCCTGATGCGCGCCGGCGAGCA
Proteins encoded in this window:
- the zwf gene encoding glucose-6-phosphate dehydrogenase, whose translation is MPAMKLESCTFALFGALGDLALRKLFPALYQLDRAGLLHDDTRILALAREAGDPQRYLGSIDQALRLYVPAKELEEGALARFQARLHYLTMDFLQADDYLALTEVAGHDQLIAYFATPASVYGGICANLAAVGLAERCRVVLEKPIGHDLASSRAVNDAVAQVFAENRVYRIDHYLGKETVQNLIALRFANSLFETQWNQNHISHVEITVAEKVGIEGRWGYFDQAGQLRDMIQNHLLQLLCLIAMDPPSDLSADSIRDEKVKVLKALEPISAEQLGQRVVRGQYVAGSSDGRPVPGYLEEDNSNTQSDTETFVALRADIRNWRWAGVPFYLRTGKRMPQKLSQIVIHFKAPPHYIFAPEQRQLIGNKLIIRLQPDEGIALQVLTKDQGLDKGMQLRSGPLQLSFSDTYRSARIPDAYERLLLEVMRGNQNLFVRKDEIEYAWQWCDQLIAGWKQLGEAPKPYTAGSWGPMASVALITRDGRSWYGDL
- a CDS encoding ATP-binding protein; translation: MNSIFLRIYGGMLAALVLVALLGVGTLHLVNEVRGDQYREGLARGTFRLMADNLLPMNEVERRRALVVWSRLLGIPLELQALSEVPLESSERNRLQRGHVLVQQTGPHSAKVYGLLDGKQPLLLTGEIQQISEQLARATNYLLIDELVRYPVHEQPQRLAELKAAKQFGFNLQLVRLEDATLDLDQRRRIDEGDTVMALGKGGDSIYVFSGIVDTPWVLEIGPLYQMNPYPPQLLVLIGALGLSLIGLIVYLLVRSLEQRLRALESAATHIASGRLDARVPTRGADSVGRLASSFNAMAEHLQTSLSTQRELVRAVSHELRTPVARLRFGLEMIADAPNESARRKYMDGMDSDIQDLDKLVDEMLTYARLEQGSPALNFQQVELKALIDQVIDELAPLSNKVRVECGAVLSVQAEGACWVEAEPRYLHRALQNLVSNAMRYAEGKVLISCQVGYKRCRIDVEDDGPGVPEEAWERLFSPFLRLDDSRTRASGGHGLGLSIVRRIIYWHGGRAQIGRSESLGGARFSLVWPRQQGE
- the sugE gene encoding quaternary ammonium compound efflux SMR transporter SugE — encoded protein: MPWIILFLAGLFEVGWSIGLKYTEGFTRPLPTLLTVCAMPVSLALLGLAMKELPLGTAYAIWTGVGAVGTVIAGIILFGESMALLRLASVALIVCGLIGLKLSH
- a CDS encoding MFS transporter: MTQQSQFALLGKKRFLPFFVTQLLGAFNDNIFKQSLILAILFKLNTGADRDLLVNLCALLFILPFFLFSALGGQFGEKFAKDALIRKIKFAEIGIMLAGAAGVLLDNLPLMLAVLFAMGTQSALFGPVKYSILPQHLKEEELVGGNALVEMGTFLAILAGTIGAGIMMASSSYAPIVAGSVVGVALLGYLASQGIPKASAAMPELPLDWNIFRQSWVIMKLGLGQRPAVSRSLVGNSWFWFLGAIYLTQIPAYAKEWLYGDESVVTLILTVFSLGIGLGSMLCERMSGHKVEIGLVPFGSIGLTLFGMLLWWFSGGFPQGAAPHDWLALLGYGRAWWILGCILGIGLFGGFYIVPLYALIQSRTAEHERARVIAANNILNALFMVASAIVAILFLSVAGLSIPQLFLVVSLMNIAVNSYIFKIVPEFSMRFLIWLLGHSMYRVEHKGLDAIPDEGPAVLVCNHVSFVDALLIGGAVRRPVRFVMYYKIYDLPVLNFIFRTAGTVPIAGRNEDLLIYDAAFKKIAEYLRNGELVCIFPEGKLTADGELDEFRSGVERILEENPVPVIPMALQGLWGSFFSRDPHKGIFKRLWSRVCLVAGTPIAPEQAKREALQVQVAALRGDWR
- a CDS encoding 4'-phosphopantetheinyl transferase family protein — encoded protein: MNAHHPACCSPLDTHNPLPNSLAGAQLISTRFDPALLAEDDFARCDIAPVRGVAKRQAEYLAGRLCAREALRRVTGQPGVPAVGADRAPQWPLGVVGSITHGDNWAAALVAQREQWRALGLDVERLLPAERAQRLQGEILTPAEVQRLQNLDDETRAVRISLTFSLKESLFKALYPLTLTRFYFHDAELLEIDHDSARLRLLIDLHPDWRTGTELDGQFALFDNKVLSLVAVAA
- a CDS encoding MurR/RpiR family transcriptional regulator, whose translation is MRNLLEQIQSRLDDLNKAERKVAEVILHDPQQATRFSIAALAQAAGVSEPTVNRFCRSFGANGYPELKMQLAQSLASGAAYVSRAVSADDGPEAYTRKIFGSTIASLDSACQSLDPQHISRAVDLLIQARQIHFFGLGASASVALDAQHKFFRFNLAVSAHSDVLMQRMIASVAHTGDLFVIISYTGRTRELVEVARLARENGASVLGLTAAGSPLAKASTLSLDIPLPEDTDIYMPMTSRIIQLTVLDVLATGVTLRRGVDFQPHLRRIKESLTASRYPADEESL
- a CDS encoding winged helix-turn-helix domain-containing protein; this encodes MEQEAWQILIVEDDQRLAQLTREYLEGNGLRVAIEADGARAAARILAEQPHLVILDLMLPGEDGLSICRKVRSGYKGPILMLTARTDDMDQVLGLEMGADDYVCKPVRPRVLLARIRALLRRREGSESERDEGQPRRLQFGALAIDSAMREAWLGEQGIELTSAEFDLLWLLAANAGRILSREEIFNSLRGIEYDGQDRSIDVRISRIRPKIGDDPMHPRMIKTVRSKGYLFVAEAAEALPFGDAPPILRD